Proteins from one Ipomoea triloba cultivar NCNSP0323 chromosome 1, ASM357664v1 genomic window:
- the LOC115996220 gene encoding TOM1-like protein 9 isoform X2, producing MVNSLVERATSEMLIGPDWAVNIGICDICNHNAGQGKDILKGIRKRIGSKNPKVQLLALTLLETIVKNCGDAVHMYIAEKDLLHEMMRIVRKKPDYRVKEKILILIDTWQEAFGGPRARYPQYFAAYQELGRMGYVFPKRSERSPVFTPPQSRPMASYPQNPCKHESRENAAESSAEAEFPTLSLTEIQNARAIMYVLAEMLSAIDPENKESLKQEVIVDLVEQCNTYKRRVVYLVNSTADESLLCQGLTLNDDLQRVLAKHEAISSRASSIQAQKPKSEAAQMITLFNKGDSKQTDKGSASGTNSGIQLPLPATLSAKNDQSTTTKTGPKIDLLSGDDLSSLPAENSLAIVPVGEPQPASPAFQQNDLALIDMSSPTSNPQSTYPGCQKYPLPPQFPQQQNLQSPESSLYTNRNASGTMSPQYEQSPYPQGSNALWNGHITQQEHPAFPAYGSQDNGAFPAPPWEAETTDSNSMCGSPCTYQNNQVLGGSPNSLSMQSNQFTGTPHALQMQNNQLGGSPHALQMQNNQLGVSPHALSVLTNSPRGGSPHTLPVQNNQLGGSPHALPVQNNQLGGSPHALPVQNNQLGGSPHALPVQNNQLGGNEQVGGVYGPGGHFTVNQAIQSSQLVGLNPQHQQSMGLFSQQMPSAQMLYMYSQQTYTNQLSGYGCGFGQQQNSQLLEQRMSGLNIQDDDGILKGPPYLASTPSSYVPVTMGKSTNLEDKLFGDLVDVSKFKSSKPDPARAGSRCP from the exons ATGGTGAACTCCTTGGTTGAGAGAGCGACTAGTGAGATGCTCATCGGCCCCGATTGGGCCGTGAACATTGGAATCTGCGACATTTGTAATCACAACGCCGG GCAGGGAAAGGATATCCTTAAAGGCATTAGGAAGCGAATTGGCAGTAAGAATCCGAAAGTTCAACTTCTTGCCTTAACT CTTCTGGAGACAATTGTGAAGAATTGTGGTGACGCTGTTCATATGTACATTGCCGAAAAAGATCTACTTCATGAAATGATGAGAATTGTGAGGAAGAAG CCTGATTACCGTGTCAAAGAAaagatattgatattaatagaTACATGGCAAGAAGCTTTTGGAGGGCCAAGGGCAAGATATCCACAATATTTTGCAGCATATCAGGAGTTGGGG CGCATGGGATATGTATTTCCTAAGAGATCTGAGAGATCACCTGTATTTACACCTCCACAATCACGTCCAATGGCATCCTATCCTCAAAACCCTTGCAAACATGAATCAAGAGAGAATGCAGCTGAGTCTTCAGCAGAAGCTGAGTTTCCAACACTGAG CTTGACAGAGATCCAGAATGCACGTGCTATTATGTATGTCCTAGCAGAAATGCTTAGTGCAATAGATCCTGAAAACAAAGAG AGTCTCAAGCAGGAGGTTATTGTTGATTTGGTGGAACAATGCAATACATACAAGCGAAGAGTGGTATACCTTGTAAACTCAACTGC GGATGAATCACTACTATGCCAAGGACTAACATTGAATGATGACTTGCAACGTGTCCTTGCCAAACATGAAGCAATTTCTTCCAGGGCTTCATCTATTCAAGCACAGAAACCAAAATCTGAAGCTGCTCAAATGATTACTCTTTTTAACAAAGGAGACAGCAAGCAGACAGATAAAGG TTCTGCATCAGGCACTAATTCAGGGATTCAGTTACCACTGCCTGCTACTCTATCAGCTAAAAATGACcaatcaacaacaacaaaaactgGTCCTAAGATAGATCTTTTGAGCGGAGATGACTTAAGTTCACTGCCAGCAGAGAATTCACTAGCAATTGTTCCAGTTGGAGAACCTCAGCCTGCAAGCCCAGCTTTTCAGCAGAATGACCTTGCTCTTATTGACATGTCTTCACCAACCAGTAATCCTCAGTCTACATATCCAGGGTGCCAAAAATACCCTTTGCCTCCACAATTTCCACAGCAGCAGAATCTTCAGTCCCCAGAATCGTCTTTATACACTAATAGAAATGCTTCTGGAACAATGTCACCCCAATACGAACAGTCTCCATACCCTCAAGGCTCTAATGCCCTTTGGAATGGCCATATAACTCAGCAAGAGCATCCAGCTTTTCCAGCTTATG GTTCTCAAGACAATGGTGCATTTCCCGCTCCTCCTTGGGAAGCTGAGACAACAGATAGCAACTCAATGTGTGGTAGTCCATGTACGTATCAAAACAATCAGGTTTTGGGAGGCAGTCCGAATTCTCTATCGATGCAAAGTAATCAGTTCACTGGTACTCCACATGCTTTACAAATGCAAAATAATCAGCTGGGTGGTAGTCCACATGCTCTACAGATGCAAAATAATCAGCTGGGAGTTAGCCCGCATGCACTATCAGTGCTGACAAATAGTCCGCGGGGAGGTAGTCCGCACACACTACCAGTGCAAAATAATCAGCTAGGAGGTAGTCCGCATGCTCTACCAGTGCAAAATAATCAGCTAGGAGGTAGTCCGCATGCTCTACCAGTGCAAAATAATCAGCTAGGAGGTAGTCCACATGCTCTACCAGTGCAAAATAATCAGCTGGGAG GCAATGAGCAAGTTGGTGGTGTATATGGTCCTGGTGGTCATTTTACTGTTAATCAGGCAATACAAAGCAGCCAGTTGGTAGGGTTGAATCCACAACATCAACAATCAATGGGTTTGTTTTCCCAACAAATGCCATCTGCACAGATGCTGTATATGTATTCCCAACAAACATATACCAATCAACTATCTGGGTATGGATGTGGTTTTGGGCAGCAACAAAATTCTCAGCTCCTTGAGCAAAGAATGTCCGGGCTAAATATTCAAGACGATGATGGTATCCTAAAAGGCCCTCCGTATCTGGCTTCCACGCCCTCCTCATATGTGCCTGTGACAATGGGGAAGTCCACAAACCTAGAAGACAAACTTTTTGGCGATCTCGTTGACGTTTCCAAATTTAAATCATCAAAACCAGATCCTGCCAGAGCTGGGAGCAGGTGCCCTTGA
- the LOC115996220 gene encoding TOM1-like protein 9 isoform X1: protein MVNSLVERATSEMLIGPDWAVNIGICDICNHNAGQGKDILKGIRKRIGSKNPKVQLLALTLLETIVKNCGDAVHMYIAEKDLLHEMMRIVRKKPDYRVKEKILILIDTWQEAFGGPRARYPQYFAAYQELGRMGYVFPKRSERSPVFTPPQSRPMASYPQNPCKHESRENAAESSAEAEFPTLSLTEIQNARAIMYVLAEMLSAIDPENKESLKQEVIVDLVEQCNTYKRRVVYLVNSTADESLLCQGLTLNDDLQRVLAKHEAISSRASSIQAQKPKSEAAQMITLFNKGDSKQTDKGSASGTNSGIQLPLPATLSAKNDQSTTTKTGPKIDLLSGDDLSSLPAENSLAIVPVGEPQPASPAFQQNDLALIDMSSPTSNPQSTYPGCQKYPLPPQFPQQQNLQSPESSLYTNRNASGTMSPQYEQSPYPQGSNALWNGHITQQEHPAFPAYGSQDNGAFPAPPWEAETTDSNSMCGSPCTYQNNQVLGGSPNSLSMQSNQFTGTPHALQMQNNQLGGSPHALQMQNNQLGVSPHALSVLTNSPRGGSPHTLPVQNNQLGGSPHALPVQNNQLGGSPHALPVQNNQLGGSPHALPVQNNQLGGNPHALTMQNNQLVAMNHPQFPGAVFANGSQLLGNEQVGGVYGPGGHFTVNQAIQSSQLVGLNPQHQQSMGLFSQQMPSAQMLYMYSQQTYTNQLSGYGCGFGQQQNSQLLEQRMSGLNIQDDDGILKGPPYLASTPSSYVPVTMGKSTNLEDKLFGDLVDVSKFKSSKPDPARAGSRCP from the exons ATGGTGAACTCCTTGGTTGAGAGAGCGACTAGTGAGATGCTCATCGGCCCCGATTGGGCCGTGAACATTGGAATCTGCGACATTTGTAATCACAACGCCGG GCAGGGAAAGGATATCCTTAAAGGCATTAGGAAGCGAATTGGCAGTAAGAATCCGAAAGTTCAACTTCTTGCCTTAACT CTTCTGGAGACAATTGTGAAGAATTGTGGTGACGCTGTTCATATGTACATTGCCGAAAAAGATCTACTTCATGAAATGATGAGAATTGTGAGGAAGAAG CCTGATTACCGTGTCAAAGAAaagatattgatattaatagaTACATGGCAAGAAGCTTTTGGAGGGCCAAGGGCAAGATATCCACAATATTTTGCAGCATATCAGGAGTTGGGG CGCATGGGATATGTATTTCCTAAGAGATCTGAGAGATCACCTGTATTTACACCTCCACAATCACGTCCAATGGCATCCTATCCTCAAAACCCTTGCAAACATGAATCAAGAGAGAATGCAGCTGAGTCTTCAGCAGAAGCTGAGTTTCCAACACTGAG CTTGACAGAGATCCAGAATGCACGTGCTATTATGTATGTCCTAGCAGAAATGCTTAGTGCAATAGATCCTGAAAACAAAGAG AGTCTCAAGCAGGAGGTTATTGTTGATTTGGTGGAACAATGCAATACATACAAGCGAAGAGTGGTATACCTTGTAAACTCAACTGC GGATGAATCACTACTATGCCAAGGACTAACATTGAATGATGACTTGCAACGTGTCCTTGCCAAACATGAAGCAATTTCTTCCAGGGCTTCATCTATTCAAGCACAGAAACCAAAATCTGAAGCTGCTCAAATGATTACTCTTTTTAACAAAGGAGACAGCAAGCAGACAGATAAAGG TTCTGCATCAGGCACTAATTCAGGGATTCAGTTACCACTGCCTGCTACTCTATCAGCTAAAAATGACcaatcaacaacaacaaaaactgGTCCTAAGATAGATCTTTTGAGCGGAGATGACTTAAGTTCACTGCCAGCAGAGAATTCACTAGCAATTGTTCCAGTTGGAGAACCTCAGCCTGCAAGCCCAGCTTTTCAGCAGAATGACCTTGCTCTTATTGACATGTCTTCACCAACCAGTAATCCTCAGTCTACATATCCAGGGTGCCAAAAATACCCTTTGCCTCCACAATTTCCACAGCAGCAGAATCTTCAGTCCCCAGAATCGTCTTTATACACTAATAGAAATGCTTCTGGAACAATGTCACCCCAATACGAACAGTCTCCATACCCTCAAGGCTCTAATGCCCTTTGGAATGGCCATATAACTCAGCAAGAGCATCCAGCTTTTCCAGCTTATG GTTCTCAAGACAATGGTGCATTTCCCGCTCCTCCTTGGGAAGCTGAGACAACAGATAGCAACTCAATGTGTGGTAGTCCATGTACGTATCAAAACAATCAGGTTTTGGGAGGCAGTCCGAATTCTCTATCGATGCAAAGTAATCAGTTCACTGGTACTCCACATGCTTTACAAATGCAAAATAATCAGCTGGGTGGTAGTCCACATGCTCTACAGATGCAAAATAATCAGCTGGGAGTTAGCCCGCATGCACTATCAGTGCTGACAAATAGTCCGCGGGGAGGTAGTCCGCACACACTACCAGTGCAAAATAATCAGCTAGGAGGTAGTCCGCATGCTCTACCAGTGCAAAATAATCAGCTAGGAGGTAGTCCGCATGCTCTACCAGTGCAAAATAATCAGCTAGGAGGTAGTCCACATGCTCTACCAGTGCAAAATAATCAGCTGGGAGGTAATCCTCATGCTCTAACTATGCAAAATAATCAGCTGGTTGCAATGAACCATCCGCAATTTCCTGGTGCTGTATTTGCTAATGGTTCCCAGCTGTTAGGCAATGAGCAAGTTGGTGGTGTATATGGTCCTGGTGGTCATTTTACTGTTAATCAGGCAATACAAAGCAGCCAGTTGGTAGGGTTGAATCCACAACATCAACAATCAATGGGTTTGTTTTCCCAACAAATGCCATCTGCACAGATGCTGTATATGTATTCCCAACAAACATATACCAATCAACTATCTGGGTATGGATGTGGTTTTGGGCAGCAACAAAATTCTCAGCTCCTTGAGCAAAGAATGTCCGGGCTAAATATTCAAGACGATGATGGTATCCTAAAAGGCCCTCCGTATCTGGCTTCCACGCCCTCCTCATATGTGCCTGTGACAATGGGGAAGTCCACAAACCTAGAAGACAAACTTTTTGGCGATCTCGTTGACGTTTCCAAATTTAAATCATCAAAACCAGATCCTGCCAGAGCTGGGAGCAGGTGCCCTTGA
- the LOC116024752 gene encoding uncharacterized protein LOC116024752: MRRKKWEDDTSSSSRRRRRRAAGGLNKVVPKYRWWHCKDCRLGGQEGRIGEANNNATQPQNDETTPNLNMPRRRRRRRLGRLSGAHNNNTAGNYNETMKLRNGKTIERGSSRIPSETERENDTIISPSRMASNPNPNPAISHCTAAAQNVGSGVDKCYTTDNAPLPPPRNKGILIREAAPNANAKANAAHHHQSLRIRSSPPTLHNNPSATSFTRLGKAPILHNNEDFSDEDDDDDDDDTESDEDIKMLRLEVEARTQKPNIQTRIDDTLKGRAYGSYGNQSSAHRLSPGTNFQPNQPRGNIHIATGVLIHTGSSSHINNTPTGLPGSPRSSMNNRDPRGSELISPRPKFFSFPPPSNPNNLTFHPQLSNLGGASTLQPAVTSLFGGTAPMPLNPHQQQSPRLMLQLSQLGTTRPPPMTTDANNTTSGGVLHKNQGSSQGNKKDSH, translated from the exons ATGAGGAGGAAAAAGTGGGAAGACGAcactagtagtagtagtagaagaagaagaagaagagcagcAGGAGGGCTTAATAAGGTGGTTCCGAAATATAGGTGGTGGCACTGTAAAGACTGCAGGCTTGGGGGGCAGGAGGGGAGAATAGGAGAAGCCAATAATAATGCTACACAACCCCAAAATGATGAAACCACGCCTAATTTGAACATGCCTAGGCGTAGGCGTAGGCGTAGGCTGGGGAGGTTATCAGGTGCACACAATAACAACACTGCAGGGAATTATAATGAAACTATGAAACTTAGGAATGGAAAGACAATTGAACGTGGTAGTAGTAGAATTCCAAGTGAAACggaaagggaaaatgacacaaTTATTAGCCCTTCCAGAATGGCATCTAATCCTAATCCTAATCCTGCTATATCACATTGCACTGCTGCTGCACAAAATGTTGGGAGTGGTGTGGACAAATGCTACACTACAGATAATGCCCCACTTCCTCCTCCTCGGAATAAGGGCATTCTTATTAGAGAAGCAGCACCAAATGCAAATGCAAAGGCAAATGCTGCTCATCATCACCAATCATTAAGGATAAGATCATCACCCCCTACTCTGCATAACAATCCTTCTGCAACTTCATTCACCAGATTAGGGAAAGCCCCTATTCTGCATAACAATGAG GATTTTtctgatgaagatgatgatgatgatgatgatgatacaGAGTCTGATGAGGACATAAAAATGCTAAGATTGGAAGTCGAGGCTCGAACCCAAAAACCAAATATTCAGACAAGGATTGATGATACTTTAAAAGGGAGGGCTTATGGTTCATATGGAAACCAGTCATCAGCACACCGGCTTTCTCCTGGAACTAATTTTCAACCTAATCAACCCAGAGGAAACATTCATATAGCCACCGGGGTCCTAATACACACTGGATCATCAAGCCACATCAACAACACACCAACTGGGCTCCCTGGATCACCAAGATCTTCTATGAATAATCGGGATCCTCGTGGGAGTGAACTTATTTCACCCAGACCTAAATTTTTCAGCTTCCCCCCGCCATCTAATCCCAATAATCTCACCTTTCACCCTCAGCTTTCTAATCTTGGTGGAGCCTCAACACTGCAACCAGCTGTGACTTCTTTATTTGGCG GTACAGCTCCAATGCCTTTAAACCCTCATCAACAGCAATCACCAAGGCTGATGTTGCAACTCTCACAACTTGGAACGACCAGACCACCACCCATGACTACTGATGCAAACAACACTACTAGTGGGGGTGTTCTACACAAAAATCAAGGTTCTAGTCAAGGTAATAAAAAGGATTCTCATTGA